The proteins below are encoded in one region of Knoellia sp. S7-12:
- the pepN gene encoding aminopeptidase N, which produces MPSLTREEARQRALLITVDRMEVDLDLDRGAEHFGSTARISFSCSTPGEATFLDLRSTSTESITLNGVAIAPDAIVDGRLTLADLSSENTVEVVSTMAYSRDGQGLHRSTDPADDEDYVYGHLFLDAAPTVFACFDQPDLKAPYSVTVRAPQEWVVLGNGRATQIAPGQWELSETLPLATYFVTVCAGPYVSVRDEHDGIPLGIHARRSLQRELEAHAPQMFEVTKQSLDHYHRTFDVRYPFGDYDQVFVPEFNAGAMENPGCVTFRDPMLFRGAATREQILQRSNTIAHEMAHMWFGDLVTMRWWGDLWLNESFAEFMAYTATSRATEFTDSWVEFGIARKQWGYAAERAPSTHPVAGSPAPDAQSALANFDGISYAKGASVLRQLVTLMGEAAFNDGVTAYLRSHEHGNGELSEFLAAMEEAHGAPLDEWSRAWLETAGVDVIALDRDGTMTRTTPEAHPADRPHSLDVAGFTDGTEVFRTAVTLDAPQEGVDGVTRDATVVVPNASDLTWAMIDLDDATLAALPTELSRITDPIARSVLWGAVLTGVFRSTVDPRVGLDVFTAAWPHESHDALMARVALAYIERIVPQFVPAGLVDAAESRVAGAALMAFQGAQQGSDRALVAARVLASTSTDEDRLLAWVDGHNLPAGLEGDADFRWTVVRSLARLGLADDALIARIEGDDTTLSGHLAALSARAARPGIPDKQWAWAELTTNRERSNYELNALATGFWSSGSPEDLRPYAARYVSDIPHLAQWVGADALDRVAALAFPARVVEVETVDLVREAMARPDLTAGVRRSMSDELSKLEEARASRARWA; this is translated from the coding sequence GTGCCATCTCTGACTCGCGAAGAAGCCCGGCAGCGGGCGCTGCTGATCACCGTCGACCGCATGGAAGTCGACCTCGACCTCGACCGGGGGGCAGAGCACTTCGGTTCAACGGCGCGGATCTCGTTCTCCTGCAGCACTCCTGGTGAAGCGACCTTCCTCGACCTGCGCTCAACCAGCACCGAGTCGATCACTCTCAACGGCGTTGCGATCGCCCCGGATGCAATCGTCGACGGGCGGCTCACGCTGGCCGACCTCTCCAGCGAGAACACCGTCGAGGTCGTCTCAACCATGGCCTACTCGCGCGACGGGCAGGGCCTGCATCGCAGCACCGACCCCGCTGATGATGAGGACTACGTCTATGGTCACCTCTTCCTCGATGCGGCCCCGACGGTCTTCGCGTGCTTCGACCAGCCTGACCTCAAGGCGCCCTATTCCGTGACGGTCCGGGCGCCGCAGGAGTGGGTCGTCCTCGGCAACGGCCGAGCCACCCAGATTGCACCCGGCCAGTGGGAGCTGAGCGAAACCCTCCCTCTGGCAACGTATTTCGTCACCGTCTGCGCTGGGCCCTACGTCTCCGTGCGCGACGAGCACGACGGCATACCGCTGGGAATCCACGCCCGCCGCAGCCTGCAGCGCGAGCTCGAGGCCCACGCGCCGCAGATGTTCGAGGTGACCAAGCAGTCGTTGGACCACTACCACCGCACGTTCGACGTCCGCTATCCGTTCGGCGACTACGACCAGGTCTTCGTCCCCGAGTTCAACGCCGGTGCGATGGAGAACCCGGGCTGCGTGACGTTCCGCGACCCGATGCTCTTTCGCGGTGCCGCGACGCGCGAGCAGATCCTCCAGCGCAGCAACACCATTGCTCACGAGATGGCGCACATGTGGTTCGGCGACCTCGTGACGATGCGCTGGTGGGGCGACCTCTGGCTCAACGAGTCGTTTGCCGAGTTCATGGCCTACACCGCGACGAGCCGGGCAACCGAGTTCACCGACAGCTGGGTCGAGTTCGGGATCGCGCGCAAGCAGTGGGGGTATGCCGCGGAGCGGGCTCCCAGCACCCATCCCGTTGCGGGGTCGCCGGCTCCCGATGCGCAGAGCGCGCTCGCGAACTTCGACGGCATCTCCTACGCCAAGGGCGCGTCCGTCCTTCGCCAGCTGGTCACCCTCATGGGTGAGGCAGCGTTCAACGACGGAGTGACGGCCTACCTGCGTTCACACGAGCACGGCAACGGCGAGCTCTCCGAGTTCCTCGCCGCGATGGAGGAGGCACACGGCGCACCGCTCGACGAGTGGAGTCGGGCCTGGCTCGAGACTGCAGGCGTCGACGTCATCGCGCTTGACCGCGACGGCACGATGACTCGGACGACGCCCGAGGCACACCCAGCTGACCGGCCGCACTCGCTCGACGTCGCCGGGTTCACCGACGGCACCGAGGTGTTCCGGACTGCCGTGACGCTCGACGCGCCGCAGGAGGGTGTCGACGGTGTGACGCGGGACGCGACAGTGGTCGTGCCCAACGCAAGTGACCTCACCTGGGCGATGATCGACCTCGACGATGCGACGCTGGCGGCACTGCCGACCGAGCTCTCGCGCATCACCGACCCGATCGCCCGATCCGTGCTCTGGGGCGCAGTGCTCACCGGTGTCTTCCGATCGACCGTCGACCCGCGCGTGGGACTCGACGTCTTCACCGCCGCCTGGCCGCACGAGTCGCATGATGCGCTGATGGCCCGCGTCGCGCTGGCCTACATTGAGCGGATCGTGCCGCAGTTCGTTCCGGCCGGGCTGGTGGACGCGGCCGAGAGTCGTGTCGCGGGCGCCGCGCTCATGGCTTTCCAGGGCGCTCAGCAGGGGTCGGACCGGGCGCTCGTCGCCGCCCGGGTGCTGGCCTCGACGTCGACCGACGAGGACCGGCTGCTGGCGTGGGTCGATGGGCACAACCTGCCCGCAGGCCTTGAGGGTGACGCCGACTTCCGGTGGACCGTCGTGCGCTCCCTGGCCCGGCTCGGCCTTGCCGATGACGCGCTCATCGCCCGGATCGAGGGCGACGACACGACGCTCTCGGGGCACCTGGCCGCACTGTCCGCGCGGGCGGCTCGACCCGGCATACCCGACAAGCAGTGGGCGTGGGCCGAGCTCACGACGAACCGCGAACGTTCCAACTACGAGCTCAACGCCCTCGCGACCGGCTTCTGGTCGAGCGGCTCACCCGAGGACCTTCGACCGTATGCCGCGCGCTACGTCTCCGACATACCTCATCTGGCGCAGTGGGTCGGTGCGGATGCGCTGGATCGGGTTGCGGCACTTGCCTTCCCAGCGCGCGTGGTCGAAGTCGAGACTGTGGATCTGGTCCGCGAGGCGATGGCTCGCCCCGACCTCACCGCAGGGGTGCGCCGGTCGATGAGCGATGAGCTGTCCAAACTCGAGGAAGCCCGGGCTTCCCGAGCCCGCTGGGCCTGA
- a CDS encoding zinc-binding dehydrogenase — MSITTRAAVLRHSTTDQPFAASTPLRIEELTLQAPGPGEVLLRITAAGLCHSDLSVVNGDRPRPLPMVLGHEAAGVVEAVGLGVTDVATGDRVVCSYVPSCGTCSDCAGGHPVRCAEAQAANRDARLVTGRRPFSDASGAELHHHLGVSAFSEFTVVSPRSLIPVPDDVPLETAAVFGCAVLTGAGAVLNTAVVRPGEAVAVVGLGGVGISAIMAAALAGAHPVIAIDTVESKLASAKEVGATHGILAGDSALEQIRDLTGGGVAVAIEAAGHPAALATAYAATRVGGRVVVAGLPHPRHQIEVPIASLVAEEKSILGSYMGSSVPRRDLPRLFELYAAGLLRADALVTSSAVPLDDINLALDRLHSGSEVRQIITPGG; from the coding sequence ATGAGCATCACGACGAGAGCAGCCGTCCTGCGCCACTCGACCACGGACCAGCCGTTTGCCGCCTCGACACCTCTCCGGATCGAGGAACTGACGCTGCAGGCACCCGGGCCCGGTGAGGTCCTCCTCCGCATCACCGCAGCGGGGCTGTGCCACTCCGACCTCTCGGTCGTCAATGGCGACCGACCTCGCCCTTTGCCCATGGTGCTCGGCCACGAGGCGGCGGGAGTAGTTGAAGCGGTCGGCCTCGGAGTCACCGACGTTGCGACCGGCGACCGCGTCGTCTGCTCCTACGTCCCCTCTTGTGGCACCTGCTCAGACTGTGCGGGCGGCCACCCCGTGCGCTGCGCAGAGGCCCAGGCGGCCAATCGCGACGCGCGTCTCGTCACGGGTCGACGACCGTTCAGCGACGCATCAGGTGCAGAGCTCCACCACCACCTCGGCGTCTCGGCGTTCTCCGAGTTCACCGTCGTGTCACCGCGCTCCCTCATTCCCGTCCCCGACGACGTGCCCCTCGAGACGGCAGCGGTCTTCGGGTGCGCGGTCCTCACCGGGGCGGGAGCCGTCCTCAACACCGCCGTCGTGCGTCCGGGCGAGGCCGTGGCGGTCGTCGGGCTGGGCGGCGTCGGCATCTCCGCGATCATGGCGGCGGCCCTCGCCGGAGCCCACCCGGTCATTGCCATCGACACCGTCGAGTCCAAACTCGCCTCCGCCAAAGAGGTGGGCGCGACCCACGGAATCCTGGCTGGCGACAGCGCTCTTGAGCAGATCCGCGACCTCACTGGAGGTGGTGTCGCCGTGGCCATCGAAGCCGCCGGGCACCCAGCCGCACTGGCCACGGCATACGCCGCAACGCGGGTGGGCGGTCGTGTCGTGGTCGCGGGACTCCCCCACCCACGTCACCAGATCGAGGTGCCGATCGCCTCGCTCGTCGCCGAGGAGAAGTCGATCCTCGGGTCCTACATGGGATCGTCGGTCCCCCGGCGCGACCTGCCACGACTCTTCGAACTGTATGCCGCGGGGTTGCTTCGCGCGGACGCTCTCGTCACCTCGAGCGCGGTCCCGCTCGACGACATCAACCTCGCCCTGGACCGACTGCACTCCGGGTCCGAGGTGCGTCAGATCATCACCCCTGGCGGATGA
- a CDS encoding GH92 family glycosyl hydrolase, whose amino-acid sequence MSGRRSTRQTLLATGLLAVVALVPVAAAAPPDPGSNQAQATQKPHQRDVVSSVDPLIGTANGGNTYPGAVRPFGMLSWSPTSTRGDQTDTGAANGYQYDTTRLRGFALTHVNGAGCHPGAAGDVPIFPHVGAMTTSPSADTKDAVYASDFSHADEIAEPGRYRLRLANGAATDFTATTRAGIGTIGFPQGAPANLLFRTSNSLNGSEDAEVSIDPAARTVSGSVLTGGFCGRRGNGGGSNKVSYYRLHFTAKFDRDFVRTGTWVNDQLRPGTTSASGGEGYETGALRAGRGSGGYVGFDTSSSDPVTMRIGLSYTSARAAEENLAAELDKRSTVEKVAADGRRVWNKQLRGIDVTGGTPEKRTTFYTAMYHTYLQPNITSDVAGTYPGGDQKTHQLAPGQEEQYGNFSGWDQYRAQTQLLALLEPDVAGDFAQSLLNLSRHNGGVWDRWVHVNGSTRVMTGDPSAPTLAGMHALGVDNFEVEAAFDSLVRQATVPHPNGLSDYGCPGQCHGMRPNLAEYLRLHYAPQDNCHCWGGAAETLEDAAADYGLADWARRLGRDETSATFAARARWWESTFNPAATPTAGYQQARRADGSWVEPFSPGTQVGFAQGSAATYTWMVQHDVARLAQLMGGPATAVARLDEFFRRPDGSWTTGGPEDYDPTNEPGIHTPWLYNALGQPWKTQQTVRAYMDLVYGTGPRGLPGNDDLGTMSAWYIWGALGMYPQTPSRGDMLLSSPMFTKATIRREGGPTITVTAPDASPSNVYVRSVTVDGAPWSRSWVPASLLNEGGEIKFALAEQPNRNWGTGAGDLPVDHGMP is encoded by the coding sequence ATGTCCGGTCGACGCTCCACCCGCCAGACCTTGCTGGCCACTGGGCTCCTCGCCGTCGTTGCCCTGGTTCCGGTGGCCGCGGCGGCACCCCCGGACCCTGGATCCAACCAAGCGCAAGCCACGCAGAAACCGCACCAGCGCGACGTGGTCTCCTCTGTGGACCCGCTGATCGGGACCGCAAACGGTGGCAACACCTACCCGGGGGCTGTGCGGCCGTTCGGGATGCTGTCGTGGTCACCGACGAGCACGCGCGGCGACCAGACCGACACGGGGGCCGCCAACGGCTACCAGTACGACACCACGCGACTTCGCGGCTTCGCGCTGACCCACGTCAACGGGGCGGGCTGCCACCCCGGGGCAGCAGGGGACGTGCCGATCTTCCCGCACGTCGGCGCAATGACCACCTCTCCGTCTGCTGACACCAAGGACGCCGTCTACGCCAGCGACTTCAGCCATGCCGACGAGATCGCCGAGCCGGGTCGTTACCGGCTGCGACTCGCCAACGGTGCGGCCACCGACTTCACGGCGACCACCCGGGCGGGCATCGGGACGATCGGCTTCCCGCAGGGCGCACCCGCCAACCTGCTCTTCCGGACCTCCAACTCGCTCAACGGCAGCGAGGACGCCGAGGTCTCCATCGACCCGGCGGCCAGGACCGTGTCGGGGTCGGTGCTGACCGGTGGCTTCTGTGGGCGACGGGGCAATGGTGGTGGCAGCAACAAGGTCTCGTACTACCGGCTCCACTTCACCGCAAAGTTCGATCGCGACTTCGTCCGCACGGGGACCTGGGTGAACGACCAGCTCCGTCCAGGCACGACCAGCGCCAGCGGCGGCGAGGGATACGAGACCGGGGCCCTGCGCGCCGGACGCGGGTCGGGCGGCTACGTCGGCTTCGACACCTCGAGCAGCGACCCGGTGACCATGCGGATCGGCCTCTCCTACACCAGCGCCCGAGCCGCCGAGGAAAACCTGGCGGCGGAGCTGGACAAACGGTCGACCGTCGAGAAGGTGGCCGCTGACGGTCGCCGTGTCTGGAACAAGCAGCTGCGCGGCATCGACGTGACCGGCGGCACCCCCGAGAAGCGCACCACCTTCTACACCGCCATGTACCACACGTACCTCCAGCCCAACATCACCAGCGACGTGGCCGGCACATACCCGGGCGGAGACCAGAAGACCCATCAGCTGGCGCCGGGCCAGGAGGAGCAGTACGGGAACTTCTCCGGCTGGGACCAGTACCGCGCCCAGACCCAGCTGCTCGCCCTGCTCGAGCCGGACGTGGCTGGCGACTTCGCCCAGTCCCTGCTCAACCTGTCACGCCACAACGGAGGCGTGTGGGACCGCTGGGTCCACGTCAACGGATCGACCCGGGTGATGACCGGAGACCCGAGTGCACCGACCCTGGCAGGCATGCACGCGTTAGGCGTGGACAACTTCGAGGTCGAAGCGGCCTTCGACTCGTTGGTTCGCCAGGCCACCGTGCCGCACCCCAACGGGCTTTCCGACTACGGCTGCCCCGGCCAGTGCCACGGGATGCGGCCCAACCTGGCGGAGTACCTCCGGCTGCACTATGCGCCCCAGGACAACTGCCACTGCTGGGGTGGAGCCGCGGAGACGCTCGAGGACGCCGCCGCTGACTACGGTCTGGCCGACTGGGCGCGACGGCTGGGCCGCGACGAGACGTCAGCGACCTTCGCCGCGCGGGCCCGGTGGTGGGAGAGCACCTTCAACCCGGCCGCCACCCCCACCGCGGGCTACCAACAGGCCCGCCGCGCGGACGGGTCGTGGGTCGAACCGTTCAGCCCCGGCACGCAGGTGGGCTTCGCGCAGGGCTCCGCGGCGACCTACACCTGGATGGTCCAGCACGACGTGGCTCGACTCGCCCAGCTGATGGGCGGTCCCGCTACGGCGGTGGCGCGGCTCGACGAGTTCTTCCGTCGACCCGACGGCTCCTGGACCACCGGCGGTCCGGAGGACTACGACCCCACCAACGAGCCAGGCATCCACACCCCGTGGCTCTACAACGCGCTCGGCCAGCCGTGGAAGACCCAGCAGACCGTGCGTGCCTACATGGACCTCGTCTACGGCACCGGTCCACGAGGACTGCCCGGCAACGACGACCTCGGCACCATGTCCGCGTGGTACATCTGGGGCGCGCTGGGGATGTATCCACAGACACCGAGCCGGGGTGACATGTTGCTGTCGAGCCCGATGTTCACCAAGGCGACGATCCGACGTGAGGGCGGTCCGACCATCACCGTGACCGCTCCAGACGCCTCGCCGTCCAATGTCTACGTCCGGTCGGTCACCGTGGACGGTGCACCTTGGAGCCGGTCGTGGGTGCCCGCGTCCTTGCTGAACGAAGGGGGAGAGATCAAGTTCGCCCTCGCGGAGCAGCCGAACCGCAACTGGGGCACCGGAGCGGGGGACCTACCGGTGGACCACGGCATGCCCTGA
- a CDS encoding SGNH/GDSL hydrolase family protein, translating into MRRSALGFAALASAAAATLALGLAAPAQAAKPAPQVPAGPYVALGDSFSAGSGVLPLSATANPLCAQSAVNYPHLIAQRTGRTLKDVTCGGADTGDFYAAQYPGTPAQLSALSSEARLVTIGIGGNDSSLFSSLIQNCITAGLSTLGTGSPCKNKYGTSFETTVLTKTYPAVKKAIADAKARAPRATIVVPGYPQVLPPTRGCYVAMPIASGDVPYVNGIEQTLNAVVKQAALENGATFVDMWAPSAGRDACQLPWVRWVEPAVGSLNFVPIHPNAAGERAYADQIMAKVNL; encoded by the coding sequence ATGCGTCGTTCTGCCCTCGGATTCGCTGCGCTCGCCAGCGCCGCTGCAGCCACCCTCGCCCTCGGCCTCGCCGCACCTGCCCAGGCCGCGAAGCCCGCGCCCCAGGTGCCAGCCGGCCCCTATGTCGCTCTCGGCGACAGCTTCTCCGCCGGCTCGGGCGTCCTCCCCCTGAGCGCCACCGCCAACCCGCTGTGCGCCCAGTCCGCCGTCAACTACCCGCACCTCATTGCTCAGCGCACGGGCCGAACGCTCAAGGACGTGACCTGCGGCGGCGCCGACACCGGCGACTTCTACGCCGCCCAGTACCCCGGGACGCCCGCTCAGCTCTCCGCCCTCAGCTCGGAAGCACGACTCGTCACCATCGGCATCGGGGGCAACGACTCGAGTCTCTTCTCGAGCCTGATCCAGAACTGCATCACTGCTGGCCTGTCCACGCTCGGGACGGGCAGCCCCTGCAAGAACAAGTACGGCACGAGCTTCGAGACCACCGTCCTCACCAAGACCTATCCGGCCGTGAAGAAGGCGATCGCCGACGCGAAGGCCAGGGCGCCCAGGGCGACCATCGTGGTCCCCGGCTATCCCCAGGTGCTTCCTCCCACGAGGGGTTGCTACGTCGCCATGCCCATCGCTTCCGGAGACGTGCCCTATGTCAACGGCATCGAGCAGACGCTCAACGCCGTGGTGAAGCAGGCCGCCCTCGAGAACGGCGCCACGTTCGTCGACATGTGGGCGCCGTCAGCGGGGCGCGACGCGTGCCAGCTGCCGTGGGTGCGTTGGGTTGAGCCGGCCGTCGGCTCGCTGAACTTCGTCCCGATCCACCCCAATGCTGCGGGTGAGCGCGCCTACGCCGACCAGATCATGGCGAAGGTCAACCTCTGA
- a CDS encoding YajQ family cyclic di-GMP-binding protein produces MADSSMDIVSNFDKQEVANAVTAAAKEVANRYDFKNVGATVELSGESIAMQANSEERVLAILDVVQTWLVKRKVSLKHLDVPEAGPRLSGKEYKLDVALKQGISQENAKKVNKLIRDEGPKGVKSQIQGEELRVSSKSRDDLQAVQRMLTAADLDVALQFTNYR; encoded by the coding sequence GTGGCCGACAGCTCCATGGACATCGTCAGCAACTTCGACAAGCAGGAGGTCGCCAATGCCGTGACCGCCGCGGCCAAGGAGGTCGCCAACCGCTACGACTTCAAGAATGTCGGCGCCACGGTCGAGCTCTCCGGTGAGTCGATCGCCATGCAGGCCAACTCGGAAGAGCGCGTCCTCGCCATCCTCGACGTCGTCCAGACGTGGCTGGTCAAGCGCAAGGTCTCGCTCAAGCACCTCGACGTGCCCGAGGCCGGCCCGCGCCTGTCCGGCAAGGAATACAAGCTCGACGTGGCGCTCAAGCAGGGCATCTCGCAGGAGAACGCCAAGAAGGTCAACAAGCTCATCCGCGACGAAGGCCCCAAGGGCGTGAAGTCACAGATCCAGGGCGAGGAGCTGCGCGTGTCGAGCAAGTCGCGCGATGACCTGCAGGCGGTCCAGCGGATGCTCACCGCAGCCGACCTCGACGTCGCGCTGCAGTTCACGAACTACCGCTGA
- a CDS encoding PP2C family protein-serine/threonine phosphatase, giving the protein MPGEAGPPTLSLSSGEQVLDALRAAARFCGPHELPAIVAEHARLLGVSDATIHLVDLQQLTLTPFHGPVVAGAKHEPAPLDIDSTIAGRAYQHSVVLVAPSSPEHGSGTTVWLPLCESADRIGVLSVVFDDVDGVGEPDPVLATWLHRLAALVGELVALKKRYGDSIVMARRSTEVDLAAEIQWGLLPPLTFGSRDVSVAAVLEPAYDVAGDSVDYAVDTDIVRLGVFDGMGHGLQSAQLASLAVESYRNARRAGRSLTETAAAIDQAIERGFSECFTTAVLAELCTSTGELSWISAGHPAPLLLRSGRVVRTLHVDPGLPFGLGLPDTDHHYPVQSEQLESGDQVLFLTDGVLDARSPSGDHFGVERLADLLSHNIAASLSPAESMRRVGRALLQHQEARLTDDATMLLMEWPGHQPGLTSAEVQALPWPEAPRV; this is encoded by the coding sequence GTGCCCGGCGAGGCAGGACCGCCCACCCTGAGTCTCAGTTCGGGCGAGCAGGTCCTGGACGCACTCAGGGCTGCCGCCCGGTTCTGCGGGCCGCACGAGCTGCCCGCGATCGTCGCCGAGCACGCGCGGCTCCTTGGTGTGAGCGATGCGACCATCCACTTGGTCGACCTCCAGCAGCTGACCCTCACACCGTTCCACGGACCGGTGGTGGCCGGCGCGAAGCATGAGCCCGCCCCACTCGACATCGACTCCACAATCGCCGGTCGCGCCTACCAGCACAGCGTTGTCCTCGTCGCACCGTCCTCACCGGAACACGGATCGGGTACCACCGTCTGGCTGCCCCTGTGCGAAAGCGCGGATCGGATCGGTGTGCTTTCGGTCGTTTTCGACGACGTGGATGGGGTGGGGGAACCCGACCCCGTGCTCGCCACCTGGCTGCACCGACTTGCCGCCCTCGTCGGCGAGCTCGTCGCGCTCAAGAAGAGATACGGCGACAGCATCGTCATGGCCCGCCGCTCGACCGAGGTCGACCTCGCGGCGGAGATCCAGTGGGGGTTGTTGCCACCCTTGACCTTCGGGTCGCGAGACGTCTCCGTCGCGGCCGTCCTGGAACCGGCCTACGACGTGGCTGGGGATTCCGTGGACTATGCCGTGGACACCGACATCGTCCGCCTCGGCGTCTTCGACGGGATGGGCCACGGGCTGCAGAGCGCCCAGCTCGCTTCGCTCGCCGTCGAGAGCTACCGCAACGCGCGCCGCGCGGGACGCTCGCTGACGGAGACAGCAGCCGCGATCGACCAAGCCATCGAGCGGGGATTCTCCGAGTGCTTCACCACGGCCGTCCTGGCGGAGCTGTGCACGAGCACCGGCGAGCTGTCGTGGATCAGCGCGGGCCACCCCGCGCCCCTGCTCCTGCGCTCGGGCCGAGTCGTGCGCACCCTGCACGTGGACCCTGGACTCCCCTTCGGTCTGGGCCTGCCAGACACGGACCACCACTACCCCGTCCAGAGTGAACAGCTCGAATCCGGGGACCAGGTGCTCTTCCTCACCGACGGCGTCCTCGATGCGCGGTCGCCGTCGGGGGACCACTTCGGGGTCGAACGCCTCGCTGACCTCCTCTCCCACAACATTGCTGCCAGCCTCTCGCCGGCGGAGTCAATGCGGCGGGTCGGTCGCGCGCTGCTGCAGCATCAGGAAGCTCGCCTCACCGACGACGCGACGATGCTGCTGATGGAGTGGCCCGGCCACCAACCCGGTCTGACGTCGGCTGAGGTTCAGGCCCTCCCCTGGCCGGAGGCACCAAGGGTGTGA